The proteins below are encoded in one region of Streptomyces sp. NBC_00490:
- a CDS encoding pyridoxal phosphate-dependent decarboxylase family protein gives MHPTLADDLSRLPELLQSARDLAARELAGLSERPVVHLGTAPDRAALPAGGAGAEGALARFAERWAPGFSGSAGPRYLGFVTGGATPASLAGDWLTGVYDQNGSGSAGSWATALERETVSWLRELFGLGEAHSGAFVTGATASNTVGLAIAREWLGERLGVSVSRDGAAALGPVHVLSGSPHSSIGKALSVLGIGRDRLRSVPVLPGNREAVDVAALDSALSALDGRPSIVVANAGTVNTVDFDDLRAVAALRERHDFWLHVDAAFGGFAALSPSYAGLVDGLDAADSVCVDLHKWLNVPYDAAVQFTRRRDLQVAVFHNASPYLGLPVGEPDFVHLTPENSRRLRALPAWFSLMAYGRDGHREIVERNVALARELGERVAATDGLRLLAPVRLNVVCFTLADDPTQERVDALARAVAATGEAFVTPTVYDGTPGLRAAFSNWRTSAADVDRISGAVARAL, from the coding sequence ATGCACCCCACTCTCGCCGACGATCTCTCCCGGCTCCCCGAACTCCTCCAGTCCGCCCGCGACCTCGCCGCCCGTGAGCTGGCCGGTCTGTCCGAGCGGCCGGTCGTCCACCTCGGCACGGCGCCCGACCGCGCGGCCCTGCCGGCCGGGGGTGCCGGGGCCGAGGGCGCTCTCGCGCGGTTCGCCGAGCGGTGGGCGCCCGGCTTCTCGGGCTCGGCGGGGCCGCGCTACCTCGGCTTCGTCACGGGCGGCGCGACGCCCGCCTCCCTCGCCGGGGACTGGCTGACCGGCGTGTACGACCAGAACGGTTCGGGGTCTGCGGGGTCCTGGGCGACCGCCCTGGAACGCGAGACGGTGAGCTGGCTGCGCGAGCTGTTCGGGCTGGGCGAGGCACACAGCGGGGCGTTCGTCACGGGGGCCACCGCATCCAACACCGTCGGGCTCGCCATCGCCCGCGAGTGGCTGGGCGAGCGGCTCGGTGTGTCCGTGTCGCGCGACGGGGCGGCCGCCCTCGGCCCGGTCCATGTGCTGTCCGGCAGCCCGCACTCCAGCATCGGCAAGGCCCTGTCCGTGCTCGGCATCGGCCGCGACCGGCTGCGGTCCGTGCCGGTGCTGCCCGGCAACCGGGAGGCCGTCGACGTCGCCGCGCTGGACTCCGCGCTGTCCGCGCTGGACGGCCGCCCCTCGATCGTGGTGGCCAACGCCGGCACCGTGAACACCGTCGACTTCGACGATCTGCGGGCCGTCGCCGCGCTCCGGGAACGGCACGACTTCTGGCTGCACGTGGACGCCGCGTTCGGCGGCTTCGCCGCGCTCTCCCCGTCGTACGCCGGTCTCGTGGACGGTCTCGACGCCGCCGACTCGGTCTGTGTCGACCTGCACAAGTGGCTCAACGTGCCCTATGACGCGGCCGTCCAGTTCACCCGCCGCCGAGATCTTCAGGTGGCGGTCTTCCACAACGCCTCGCCCTACCTCGGACTCCCGGTCGGCGAGCCCGACTTCGTGCATCTCACGCCGGAGAACTCCCGGCGGCTGCGGGCCCTTCCGGCGTGGTTCTCGCTCATGGCGTACGGCCGTGACGGGCATCGCGAGATCGTCGAGCGGAACGTGGCACTGGCCCGGGAGCTCGGCGAGCGCGTCGCCGCGACGGACGGGCTGCGGCTGCTCGCCCCGGTCCGGCTGAACGTCGTCTGCTTCACCCTGGCCGACGATCCGACGCAGGAACGGGTCGACGCGCTGGCGCGGGCCGTGGCGGCCACCGGCGAGGCGTTCGTGACGCCGACCGTGTACGACGGGACTCCCGGGCTGCGGGCGGCGTTCAGCAACTGGCGTACGTCCGCTGCGGACGTGGACCGGATCAGCGGGGCTGTGGCACGGGCGCTGTGA
- a CDS encoding SDR family oxidoreductase yields MSQPLKGKVALVAGATRGAGRGIAVELGAAGATVYVTGRSTRDRRSEYDRPETIEDTADLVNEAGGTGIAVSVDHLDPAQVRTLVDRIADAEGRLDVLVNDIWGGEKLFEWESPVWEHDLDNGLRLLRLAVETHAITSHHALPLLLRNPGGLVVEMTDGTAEYNGATYRNTFFYDLAKTSVLRMGFALGHELGPRGATAVALTPGWLRSEMMLEHFGVGEDNWRDALDRVPHFAISETPRYVGRAVAALAADPDVARFNGQSLSSGGLARTYGFTDLDGSRPDAWRYLVEVQDAGKPADTTGYR; encoded by the coding sequence ATGTCACAGCCGCTGAAGGGCAAGGTCGCACTGGTCGCCGGTGCGACCCGAGGAGCCGGGCGAGGGATCGCCGTGGAGCTCGGGGCGGCCGGCGCCACGGTCTATGTGACGGGGCGCAGCACGCGGGACCGGCGCTCGGAGTACGACCGCCCCGAGACCATCGAGGACACCGCCGACCTGGTGAACGAGGCGGGCGGCACGGGCATCGCCGTATCCGTCGACCATCTCGACCCGGCGCAGGTGCGCACCCTGGTCGACCGGATCGCGGACGCCGAGGGCCGTCTCGACGTGCTCGTCAACGACATCTGGGGAGGCGAGAAGCTCTTCGAGTGGGAGAGCCCCGTCTGGGAGCACGACCTCGACAACGGGCTCAGGCTGCTGCGCCTCGCGGTCGAGACCCACGCGATCACCAGCCACCACGCCCTGCCGCTGCTGCTGCGCAACCCCGGGGGACTGGTCGTCGAGATGACGGACGGCACCGCCGAGTACAACGGCGCGACCTACCGCAACACCTTCTTCTACGACCTCGCCAAGACGTCCGTCCTGCGGATGGGCTTCGCCCTCGGCCATGAACTCGGCCCGCGCGGAGCCACCGCCGTCGCGCTGACGCCGGGCTGGCTCCGGTCGGAGATGATGCTGGAGCACTTCGGGGTGGGCGAGGACAACTGGCGCGACGCCCTCGACCGCGTCCCCCACTTCGCCATCTCGGAGACCCCGCGCTACGTGGGCCGCGCCGTCGCCGCCCTCGCCGCCGACCCCGACGTGGCCCGCTTCAACGGCCAGTCCCTCTCCAGCGGCGGCCTGGCCCGGACCTACGGCTTCACCGACCTCGACGGCAGCCGCCCGGACGCCTGGCGCTACCTCGTCGAGGTCCAGGACGCGGGCAAGCCGGCGGACACCACCGGCTACCGCTGA
- a CDS encoding transketolase: MHSDMLIAAAESLPDAPTSGTVLVGYGAVEELTRLAATPGWTVHVPGHPAEVRRAVLAAVAGGERAYIHVCADSNTEPRGATEGFELVREGLDGVVLAVGSTLDPVLRVTAGLDLTVLYATTVRPFDEIGLRTAALAADRADLVLVEPGLPGTSARQVAGTLVHVPHRLLALGGADARDEEALGRAVRGFLR, translated from the coding sequence GTGCACTCCGACATGCTGATCGCCGCCGCCGAATCCCTTCCGGACGCCCCGACGAGCGGCACCGTCCTCGTCGGCTACGGAGCGGTGGAGGAACTGACCAGACTCGCCGCCACCCCCGGGTGGACCGTGCACGTCCCAGGCCACCCCGCCGAGGTGCGCCGGGCCGTGCTGGCCGCGGTGGCGGGCGGCGAACGGGCGTACATCCATGTCTGTGCCGACTCCAACACCGAGCCGCGCGGAGCGACGGAAGGGTTCGAACTCGTCCGGGAAGGCCTCGACGGTGTGGTCCTCGCGGTCGGCTCCACCCTCGACCCGGTGCTGCGCGTCACCGCGGGCCTCGACCTGACCGTCCTCTACGCGACCACCGTGCGGCCCTTCGACGAGATCGGCCTGCGCACGGCCGCCCTCGCCGCCGACCGGGCGGACCTGGTGCTGGTCGAGCCCGGCCTTCCGGGGACCTCGGCCCGGCAGGTCGCCGGGACCCTGGTCCATGTGCCGCACCGGCTGCTGGCCCTGGGCGGCGCCGACGCCCGGGACGAGGAGGCACTGGGCCGGGCCGTCCGGGGCTTCTTGCGCTGA
- a CDS encoding SDR family NAD(P)-dependent oxidoreductase, with the protein MTDTTRFEGYGVLITGAARGIGAATARRFAQEGARVLVTDIDVPAAEQTAAILREQGLVARAFGCDVGERADVEAAVEHAVGVFGSLDVLVNNACHCTPDAPLFEDEPDDEWTRDLDITLTGAYRCCRAALPHLAASGRGAIVNVGSVNGLTDFGNHAYSAAKAGLGSLTRTLAGHAAPRGVRVNLVAPGTVRTTAWEGREEDLARARELYPLGRVGEPEDIAAAILFLASRDASWITGVTLPVDGGITAVDSGFRQLRSNA; encoded by the coding sequence ATGACGGACACAACACGCTTCGAGGGGTACGGGGTTCTCATCACCGGCGCGGCGCGCGGCATCGGCGCAGCGACCGCGCGGCGGTTCGCGCAGGAGGGGGCGCGGGTGCTGGTGACCGACATCGACGTGCCCGCGGCCGAGCAGACGGCGGCGATCCTGCGCGAACAGGGCCTGGTGGCCAGGGCGTTCGGATGCGACGTGGGGGAGCGGGCCGACGTGGAGGCGGCCGTCGAGCATGCCGTCGGCGTCTTCGGTTCGCTGGACGTCCTGGTCAACAACGCCTGTCACTGCACCCCGGACGCCCCCCTCTTCGAGGACGAACCGGACGACGAGTGGACGCGCGACCTCGACATCACCCTCACCGGCGCCTACCGCTGCTGCCGGGCCGCCCTCCCGCACCTGGCCGCTTCGGGACGCGGCGCGATCGTCAACGTCGGCTCCGTCAACGGCCTGACCGACTTCGGCAACCACGCCTACAGCGCCGCCAAAGCCGGCCTCGGCTCCCTGACCCGCACCCTCGCCGGACATGCCGCCCCCCGTGGCGTCCGCGTCAACCTCGTCGCCCCCGGCACCGTCCGCACCACCGCCTGGGAGGGCCGCGAGGAGGACCTGGCACGAGCGCGCGAGCTGTATCCCCTGGGCCGCGTCGGCGAACCCGAGGACATCGCCGCCGCGATCCTCTTCCTCGCCTCCCGCGACGCGTCCTGGATCACCGGCGTCACCCTGCCCGTCGACGGCGGGATCACCGCGGTCGACTCCGGCTTCCGTCAACTGCGCAGCAACGCTTAA
- a CDS encoding S-(hydroxymethyl)mycothiol dehydrogenase — translation MAQEVRGVIAPGKDEPVRVETILVPDPGPGEAVVQVQACGVCHTDLHYKQGGISDDFPFLLGHEAAGVVEAVGEGVTDVAPGDFVILNWRAVCGNCRACLRGRPWYCFNTHNASQKMTLAATGQELSPALGIGAFAEKTLVAAGQCTKVDPSVAPQVAGLLGCGVMAGIGAAINTGNVGRGDTVAVIGCGGVGDAAIAGSRLAGAARIIAVDIDDRKLDTARSMGATHTVNSKNSDPVEAIRELTGGFGADVVIEAVGRPETYQQAFYARDLAGTVVLVGVPTPEMKLELPLLDLFGRGGSLKSSWYGDCLPSRDFPMLIDLHLQGRLDLGAFVTETIRLDEVEKAFERMHGGDVLRSVVVF, via the coding sequence ATGGCGCAGGAAGTTCGCGGCGTGATCGCACCGGGCAAGGACGAGCCGGTCCGGGTGGAGACGATCCTGGTGCCCGACCCCGGCCCGGGGGAGGCGGTCGTCCAGGTACAGGCCTGCGGGGTGTGTCATACCGACCTGCACTACAAACAGGGCGGGATCTCGGACGACTTCCCGTTCCTGCTCGGCCATGAGGCGGCGGGTGTGGTGGAGGCGGTCGGCGAGGGCGTCACCGACGTCGCCCCCGGTGACTTCGTCATCCTCAACTGGCGGGCCGTGTGCGGGAATTGCCGGGCCTGTCTGCGGGGGCGCCCGTGGTACTGCTTCAACACCCACAACGCCTCGCAGAAGATGACGCTCGCCGCGACCGGACAGGAGCTCTCGCCCGCGCTGGGCATCGGGGCGTTCGCGGAGAAGACGCTGGTCGCGGCCGGACAGTGCACCAAGGTGGACCCGAGCGTGGCGCCGCAGGTGGCCGGACTGCTGGGGTGCGGGGTGATGGCCGGGATCGGCGCCGCCATCAACACCGGCAATGTGGGCCGGGGGGACACCGTCGCGGTGATCGGCTGCGGAGGCGTGGGAGACGCGGCGATCGCCGGTTCCCGGCTGGCGGGTGCGGCGCGGATCATCGCCGTCGACATCGACGACCGCAAGCTGGACACGGCACGCTCGATGGGTGCCACCCACACCGTGAACTCCAAGAACTCCGACCCGGTCGAGGCGATCCGCGAGCTGACCGGCGGCTTCGGCGCCGACGTCGTCATCGAGGCGGTCGGCCGCCCCGAGACCTACCAGCAGGCCTTCTACGCCCGCGACCTCGCCGGCACCGTCGTCCTGGTGGGTGTGCCCACCCCGGAGATGAAGCTGGAGCTGCCGCTGCTGGACCTCTTCGGCCGCGGCGGTTCACTGAAGTCCTCCTGGTACGGCGACTGCCTGCCCTCCCGCGACTTCCCGATGCTGATCGACCTCCACCTGCAAGGCCGCCTGGACCTCGGGGCGTTCGTGACCGAGACGATTCGGCTCGACGAGGTCGAGAAGGCCTTCGAGCGGATGCACGGCGGCGACGTCCTGCGTTCGGTGGTGGTGTTCTGA
- a CDS encoding Gfo/Idh/MocA family protein produces the protein MTFSLGIVGAGQFSGQFAKLFLAHPGVSDVYVTDLLPERAEQLRAAEGLSGTFPSYEAMLESKAVDAVAIFTQRWTHGPLVVQGLEAGKHVYSAVPMAITTQEIAAIIDAVRATGLTYMMGETSQYNPATVHARNQIAEGSFGRLFYAEGDYVHDMDLGFYEAYQYSGGENWKATASYPPLLYPTHSVGGVLGAWQTHAVSVSAIGVTDDRGDGVFDKEVSQFGNDISNATALFEVAGGGSFRTNEFRRVGYPSHIRESRFRFFGTEGSMEQLATFALWQDKNGVKDISELLEPKPTLSPDDPSLQHIAPDLRAAFTSGSAPVHDRSRLPREFDNLHNGHEGSHHFLVDDFVTAVNTRALPSVNAWVAARYTLPGIVAHDSARQGGARLEIPDFGDAPR, from the coding sequence ATGACGTTCTCCCTCGGCATCGTCGGCGCCGGGCAGTTCTCGGGCCAGTTCGCGAAACTGTTCCTGGCCCATCCCGGCGTCAGCGACGTCTACGTCACCGATCTCCTGCCGGAAAGGGCCGAGCAACTCCGCGCCGCCGAAGGCCTGTCGGGCACCTTCCCCTCCTACGAGGCGATGCTGGAGTCGAAGGCGGTCGACGCGGTCGCGATCTTCACCCAGCGCTGGACCCACGGCCCGCTCGTGGTGCAGGGCCTCGAGGCCGGCAAGCACGTGTACTCCGCGGTGCCCATGGCCATCACCACGCAGGAGATCGCGGCGATCATCGACGCGGTCCGGGCGACCGGACTGACGTACATGATGGGCGAGACCAGCCAGTACAACCCGGCGACCGTGCACGCCCGCAACCAGATCGCGGAGGGTTCCTTCGGGCGCCTCTTCTACGCCGAGGGCGACTACGTCCACGACATGGACCTGGGGTTCTACGAGGCGTACCAGTACAGCGGCGGCGAGAACTGGAAGGCGACCGCCAGCTATCCCCCGCTGCTGTACCCGACGCACTCGGTGGGCGGTGTGCTCGGCGCCTGGCAGACGCACGCGGTGAGCGTGTCGGCGATCGGGGTGACCGACGACCGGGGCGACGGCGTCTTCGACAAGGAGGTCAGCCAGTTCGGCAACGACATCTCCAACGCCACCGCGCTGTTCGAGGTGGCGGGCGGCGGATCGTTCCGCACCAACGAGTTCCGGCGGGTGGGCTACCCCTCACACATCCGTGAGTCCCGTTTCCGCTTCTTCGGCACGGAGGGGAGCATGGAGCAGCTCGCCACCTTCGCGCTGTGGCAGGACAAGAACGGGGTGAAGGACATCAGCGAACTGCTGGAACCCAAGCCCACCCTGTCCCCTGACGACCCGTCACTCCAGCACATCGCACCGGACCTGCGGGCCGCCTTCACCTCCGGCTCGGCCCCCGTGCACGACCGGTCCCGGCTGCCCCGCGAGTTCGACAACCTCCACAACGGGCACGAGGGCAGCCACCACTTCCTCGTGGACGACTTCGTCACCGCGGTCAACACCCGCGCCCTGCCCTCGGTGAACGCGTGGGTGGCCGCCCGCTACACCCTGCCGGGCATCGTCGCGCACGACTCCGCGCGGCAGGGCGGGGCGCGGCTGGAGATCCCGGACTTCGGTGACGCGCCCCGGTGA
- a CDS encoding L,D-transpeptidase family protein: MGDIRRRGAIALGITGLIAPLTLTLGTAPAQAATACTTQTGPYQKQVEKFLGRPVDGKQSAADCKAIQAFQTKHGITPNAGYAGKVTWGVMDLMNKQKAVGNKPNKDGKCPVNKGRIACVNLTLQLSWIQDGDDLVYGPVPVRTGRNGYETRTGLKKIYWRDIDHVSNIYDVPMPYSQFFDGGQAFHSVNLSMWNPPGSHGCVNMTKTTAKKYWSLLKKGDDVFVYGRKPGT; encoded by the coding sequence ATGGGGGACATACGCAGACGAGGGGCCATCGCCCTCGGAATCACCGGACTGATCGCACCGCTCACCCTCACGCTGGGCACCGCGCCCGCGCAGGCGGCCACCGCCTGCACCACACAGACCGGGCCGTACCAGAAGCAGGTCGAGAAGTTCCTCGGCCGCCCCGTCGACGGCAAGCAGTCCGCCGCCGACTGCAAGGCCATCCAGGCCTTCCAGACCAAGCACGGCATCACGCCGAACGCCGGCTACGCGGGCAAGGTCACCTGGGGCGTGATGGACCTGATGAACAAGCAGAAGGCCGTCGGGAACAAGCCCAACAAGGACGGCAAGTGCCCGGTGAACAAGGGCCGTATCGCCTGCGTCAACCTGACACTCCAGCTGAGCTGGATCCAGGACGGGGACGACCTCGTCTACGGTCCGGTGCCCGTCCGCACCGGCCGCAACGGCTACGAGACCCGCACCGGTCTGAAGAAGATCTACTGGCGCGACATCGACCACGTCTCGAACATCTACGACGTGCCCATGCCCTACAGCCAGTTCTTCGACGGCGGCCAGGCCTTCCACTCGGTCAACCTCAGCATGTGGAACCCGCCGGGCTCCCACGGCTGCGTCAACATGACCAAGACGACCGCCAAGAAGTATTGGTCGCTGCTGAAGAAGGGCGACGACGTCTTCGTCTACGGGCGCAAGCCGGGCACCTGA
- a CDS encoding MBL fold metallo-hydrolase, with amino-acid sequence MTARIERLVTSGQFSLDGGTWDVDNNVWIVGDDHEVIVIDAAHDAEAIAAAVGERRVTAIVCTHAHNDHIDAAPALADLTGATIWLHPDDLPLWKQTHPDREPDAHLQDGQVIEAAGADLRVLHTPGHAPGAVCLHDPGLATVFTGDTLFQGGPGATGRSFSHFPTIVDSIRDRLLTLPPETKVLTGHGDPTTIGAEAPHLEEWIARGH; translated from the coding sequence ATGACCGCCCGCATCGAACGCCTCGTGACGTCAGGACAGTTCAGCCTCGACGGCGGTACCTGGGACGTCGACAACAACGTGTGGATCGTCGGCGACGACCACGAGGTGATCGTCATCGACGCCGCGCACGACGCCGAGGCGATCGCCGCCGCCGTGGGGGAGCGCCGGGTGACCGCCATCGTGTGCACCCACGCGCACAACGACCACATCGACGCCGCGCCCGCCCTGGCCGACCTCACCGGTGCCACCATCTGGCTGCACCCCGACGATCTGCCGCTGTGGAAGCAGACCCACCCCGACCGCGAGCCCGACGCCCACCTCCAGGACGGCCAGGTGATCGAGGCGGCCGGAGCCGACCTGCGGGTGCTGCACACCCCGGGCCACGCCCCCGGCGCGGTCTGCCTCCACGACCCCGGACTGGCGACGGTCTTCACCGGCGACACCCTCTTCCAGGGCGGTCCCGGCGCCACCGGCCGCTCCTTCTCGCACTTCCCCACGATCGTCGACTCGATCCGCGACCGGCTGCTCACCCTGCCGCCGGAGACGAAGGTCCTCACCGGCCACGGTGACCCCACGACCATCGGCGCGGAGGCCCCGCACCTGGAGGAGTGGATCGCGCGCGGCCACTGA
- the yczR gene encoding aminotransferase-like domain-containing protein, with protein MTTGFAAALGTWRDRRGPLARTLAAAVREAVVDGRLPAGTRLPSERELARVLDISRGTVVAALALLRDDGWLHTRHGSGSLVRLTERTTPWSLDRGGAVDADLDLTLAVTAAPHEAYLAALARAAERSAALLVDSGIATAGLPRLRELLADRYTREGLATRPEQILVTSGAQAALTLLLDHLHTDRGRPVAVESPSYPGALAVLRARKARLLPVPVTSDAGWDTAHLATAVRTRDLRLAYLIPDFQNPTGAHMGAATRAAIAGLPLTVIADETMRDLDLRAEPGTERHLAGPRVIQIGSASKTVWSGLRVGWIRATADLVRRLRRSPLQAQLSPPPLEQLIAAELLGDGLDEMLADRRARLRAQRDHLAALLDGTGWTYTLPQGGLSLWPHLGPTTSATDLAARAARLGLAVTPGPHFAADRTTLTHHLRLPFTATPDVLGRAVHLLRRCAEPEVHRFVTA; from the coding sequence ATGACCACGGGATTCGCCGCCGCCCTCGGCACCTGGCGCGACCGGCGAGGCCCACTGGCCCGGACGCTGGCGGCGGCCGTCCGCGAGGCGGTCGTCGACGGCCGGCTGCCCGCCGGGACCAGACTGCCCTCCGAGCGGGAACTCGCCCGCGTCCTCGACATCAGCCGCGGCACGGTCGTCGCTGCCCTCGCCCTGCTGCGGGACGACGGCTGGCTGCACACCCGGCACGGCAGCGGCAGCCTCGTCCGCCTCACCGAACGCACCACGCCCTGGTCTCTGGACCGCGGCGGAGCGGTCGACGCGGACCTCGACCTCACCCTCGCCGTCACCGCCGCACCCCACGAGGCCTACCTCGCCGCCCTCGCGCGGGCCGCCGAGCGCAGCGCGGCCCTGCTCGTCGACTCCGGCATCGCCACCGCCGGACTGCCCCGCCTGCGGGAACTCCTGGCCGACCGCTACACCCGCGAGGGCCTCGCCACCCGCCCCGAACAGATCCTCGTCACCTCCGGCGCCCAGGCCGCCCTCACCCTGCTCCTCGACCACCTCCACACCGACCGCGGACGCCCCGTCGCGGTGGAGAGCCCGTCCTACCCGGGCGCCCTGGCGGTCCTGCGCGCCCGCAAAGCCCGACTCCTCCCCGTCCCCGTCACGTCGGACGCCGGCTGGGACACCGCCCACCTCGCGACCGCCGTACGCACCCGCGACCTCCGGCTCGCCTATCTGATCCCCGACTTCCAGAACCCCACCGGTGCCCACATGGGCGCCGCGACCCGCGCCGCGATCGCCGGCCTCCCGCTCACGGTCATCGCCGACGAGACCATGCGCGACCTCGACCTGAGGGCCGAGCCCGGCACCGAACGGCATCTGGCGGGACCCCGGGTGATCCAGATCGGCTCGGCGAGCAAGACCGTGTGGAGCGGGCTGCGGGTCGGCTGGATCCGCGCCACCGCCGATCTCGTACGCCGGCTGCGCCGGAGCCCTCTCCAGGCACAGCTGTCGCCACCACCCCTGGAACAGCTCATCGCCGCGGAACTGCTCGGCGACGGGCTGGACGAGATGCTCGCCGACCGCCGGGCCAGACTGCGCGCCCAGCGCGACCACCTCGCCGCACTCCTCGACGGCACGGGATGGACGTACACCCTCCCGCAGGGCGGTCTGTCGCTGTGGCCGCACCTCGGCCCGACCACGTCCGCGACGGACCTCGCGGCCCGGGCCGCCCGTCTGGGCCTCGCGGTGACACCCGGCCCGCACTTCGCCGCCGACCGCACCACGCTCACCCACCACCTGCGCCTGCCGTTCACGGCGACGCCGGACGTCCTCGGCCGTGCGGTCCACTTGCTGCGCCGCTGTGCCGAACCGGAAGTTCACCGTTTCGTCACAGCCTGA
- a CDS encoding MFS transporter, with protein MPDTQPDTLPRSPWRTADFRVLFAASTLSQLGTNVSYVAVPLLAVTALDAGPGQVGALATLSTLAFLLLGLPAGAWVDRMRHRRVLIVADLARAVLYASVPLAWWTDTLTLGQLYAVVLLNGAATVFFDVASQSTLPRLVGRDALVPANAALVGLQAVGNVAGRGAGGALVQFLTAPVAVVCAALTYLASALQLTMIRGEERARSRNRKTTLTAEIAEGLRHVFRNPELRALALTAALINLGMQIVNTLLPLLFVRELGLPASALGLFWAAGGLGLLLGARCARPLAARLGHGRTLGVVGAILAPAALLVPLIDRGPWLWIAGLGWTLVLFKTGTDNVLGVSLRQRMTSDELLGRMNATYRFVLTGALAIGAAVAGVLGELVGVRATLWVGGALMTAAFLPVFLSPVRTRRELPRHTPVTAPVPQPR; from the coding sequence GTGCCCGACACCCAGCCCGACACCCTGCCCCGCTCCCCTTGGCGTACCGCCGACTTCCGCGTCCTCTTCGCCGCGAGCACCCTCAGTCAACTCGGAACGAACGTCAGCTACGTCGCCGTCCCGCTGCTCGCCGTCACCGCACTGGACGCCGGGCCCGGACAGGTCGGTGCGCTGGCCACCCTCAGCACGCTGGCGTTCCTGCTCCTCGGCCTGCCCGCCGGGGCCTGGGTGGACCGGATGCGGCACCGCCGGGTGCTGATCGTGGCGGACCTGGCCCGCGCGGTCCTGTACGCCTCCGTCCCGCTCGCCTGGTGGACGGACACCCTCACCCTCGGCCAGCTGTACGCCGTCGTCCTGCTGAACGGCGCCGCGACCGTCTTCTTCGACGTCGCCTCCCAGAGCACCCTGCCCCGCCTGGTCGGCCGCGACGCCCTCGTACCCGCGAACGCCGCCCTGGTCGGCCTGCAGGCGGTGGGCAATGTCGCGGGCCGCGGCGCGGGCGGCGCCCTGGTCCAGTTCCTCACCGCTCCGGTGGCCGTCGTGTGCGCCGCGCTCACCTATCTGGCCTCCGCCCTCCAACTCACCATGATCCGGGGCGAGGAGAGGGCCCGAAGCCGGAACCGGAAGACCACGCTGACGGCGGAGATCGCCGAAGGCCTTCGGCACGTCTTCCGCAACCCGGAACTGCGCGCCCTCGCCCTCACCGCCGCCCTCATCAACCTGGGCATGCAGATCGTCAACACGCTGCTCCCCCTCCTGTTCGTCCGCGAACTCGGCCTCCCCGCCAGCGCGTTGGGCCTCTTCTGGGCAGCGGGCGGACTGGGCCTGCTGCTCGGCGCCCGCTGCGCCCGCCCGCTCGCCGCCCGCCTGGGCCACGGCCGTACCCTCGGAGTGGTCGGCGCGATCCTGGCGCCCGCCGCCCTGCTCGTGCCGCTCATCGACCGCGGCCCGTGGCTGTGGATCGCCGGACTGGGATGGACCCTGGTCCTCTTCAAGACCGGCACGGACAACGTCCTCGGCGTCAGCCTGCGCCAGCGGATGACGTCGGACGAACTCCTCGGCCGTATGAACGCCACCTACCGCTTCGTCCTGACCGGAGCGCTCGCGATCGGGGCCGCCGTGGCGGGCGTGCTCGGCGAACTGGTCGGCGTGCGCGCCACGTTGTGGGTGGGCGGGGCGCTGATGACGGCGGCCTTCCTGCCGGTCTTCCTCTCCCCGGTCCGCACCCGGCGCGAACTCCCGCGGCACACCCCGGTCACAGCGCCCGTGCCACAGCCCCGCTGA